The following are from one region of the Paenibacillus sabinae T27 genome:
- a CDS encoding histidine triad nucleotide-binding protein codes for METIFSKIIEGSIPCNKVFENERILAFYDIAPAAPVHVLIIPKKPIPSMNEVAPEDLPLIGEMHSVAQQIAKELGIAETGYRLINNCGPDSGQAVPHLHYHLVGGAKLGALTGNSDSHA; via the coding sequence ATGGAAACGATTTTTAGCAAAATTATTGAGGGAAGTATCCCTTGCAACAAAGTATTTGAGAATGAACGGATTCTGGCATTTTACGATATCGCGCCGGCCGCGCCTGTGCATGTGCTGATTATCCCCAAGAAACCGATTCCGTCCATGAACGAGGTGGCCCCGGAGGATTTGCCGCTGATCGGAGAAATGCATAGCGTAGCGCAGCAGATCGCCAAAGAATTGGGCATTGCCGAAACCGGGTACCGTCTGATCAACAACTGCGGTCCGGACAGCGGACAAGCGGTTCCGCATCTGCACTATCACCTGGTCGGGGGAGCGAAATTAGGTGCGCTGACGGGCAATTCGGACTCCCACGCTTAA
- the floA gene encoding flotillin-like protein FloA (flotillin-like protein involved in membrane lipid rafts) — translation MEASLITVLLIAVVVIIVLSVFLSFFPVMLWISALASGVRISIITLVAMRLRRVTPSRIVNPLIKATKAGLGLNINQLESHYLAGGNVDRVVNALIAAQRADIPLEFTRAAAIDLAGRDVLQAVQMSVNPRVIETPTVAAVARDGIEVKVKARVTVRANIDRLVGGAGEETIIARVGEGIVTTVGSSNSHKDVLENPDSISRTVLQKGLDAGTAFEILSIDIADVDVGKNIGAYLQTEQAEADKRIAQAKAEERRAMAVAQEQEMKARVVEMKALVVESESKVPLAMAEALRAGQIGVMDYMNLKNIEADTQMRGSIGKMGDQDNDGSKSGK, via the coding sequence ATGGAAGCATCCCTAATAACCGTCTTGCTGATCGCAGTCGTAGTGATTATTGTCTTAAGCGTCTTTCTCAGCTTCTTTCCGGTCATGCTGTGGATTTCGGCTTTGGCCTCCGGCGTCCGAATCAGCATCATTACGCTGGTCGCCATGCGGCTTCGCCGCGTCACGCCAAGCCGGATCGTTAATCCTTTGATTAAAGCGACCAAGGCGGGTCTTGGCCTCAATATTAACCAGTTGGAGAGCCATTACCTCGCGGGGGGCAACGTCGACCGCGTTGTCAACGCGCTGATCGCTGCGCAAAGAGCGGATATTCCGTTGGAATTTACCCGGGCGGCCGCCATTGATCTGGCCGGACGCGATGTGCTCCAGGCCGTTCAGATGAGCGTTAACCCGCGTGTCATCGAGACGCCTACCGTGGCGGCGGTTGCCCGCGACGGGATCGAAGTTAAGGTTAAGGCGCGCGTTACCGTCCGCGCCAATATCGACCGGCTCGTCGGCGGCGCCGGCGAGGAAACGATCATCGCCCGCGTCGGCGAAGGGATTGTAACGACAGTAGGTTCAAGTAATTCGCACAAAGACGTTCTGGAGAATCCGGACTCGATTTCCCGCACTGTGCTCCAGAAAGGGCTCGATGCCGGGACGGCGTTTGAAATTCTGTCCATCGATATCGCCGATGTGGATGTAGGCAAGAATATCGGCGCCTATCTGCAGACGGAACAAGCTGAAGCTGACAAGCGGATCGCTCAGGCCAAGGCCGAGGAGCGCCGGGCTATGGCTGTAGCGCAGGAGCAGGAAATGAAGGCCCGCGTCGTCGAGATGAAAGCCCTGGTCGTCGAATCCGAATCAAAGGTGCCGCTGGCTATGGCCGAAGCGCTGCGAGCAGGCCAGATCGGCGTCATGGATTATATGAATCTGAAAAACATCGAAGCCGACACGCAGATGCGCGGTTCGATAGGCAAAATGGGCGATCAGGATAACGACGGTTCCAAGAGCGGTAAATAA
- the rpsU gene encoding 30S ribosomal protein S21 produces MSETKVRKNETIDAALRRFKRSIAKDGVLAEVKKRKHYEKPSVKRKKKSEAARKRKF; encoded by the coding sequence GTGTCTGAAACGAAAGTTCGCAAAAACGAGACAATTGATGCTGCACTTCGTCGCTTTAAACGTTCCATCGCTAAAGATGGCGTCTTGGCTGAGGTGAAGAAACGCAAGCATTATGAAAAGCCAAGCGTTAAGCGCAAGAAAAAGTCCGAGGCTGCTCGTAAGAGAAAGTTTTAG
- a CDS encoding NfeD family protein gives MTGLRKITLTVCALFLLLFVPLGAALAAGSPGSPPAGSGPQKGPVFILPVDQAIERGLESFLKRGFEEAGKYGASLIVLEIDTPGGRVDSAEQIGSMVRESKIPTLAFIKGDAASAGSYIALNAKKIVMKPGSMIGSASLVDSNGKKVDDAKLVSFWKSKMAGAAALNGRDPDIAAGMTDINLVVDKPELGVNKSKGEIIALTSEGALKAGYSDATRNTPEEAAAWLGYSTDDVFRVQHTGAEKLSQFLTHPAVMTILLFIGIAGVVIELLVPGFGVPGIVGTLAFVLYFFGNYVAGFAGAETWLLFIVGLVLMVLELFVPSFGILGVLGSVSLIAGVVRAAYSFTHALFSLGIAFAAALVVIICFVIAFKERGIWNRFILSDSLSKEAGFIPASEKPELLGQRGISITPLRPSGTALIAEQRLDVVTEGGFIGVNTPVIVVKVEGGRIVVKETQE, from the coding sequence GTGACGGGGTTGCGGAAAATAACGCTGACCGTTTGCGCTCTGTTTCTGCTCCTGTTCGTACCGCTTGGAGCGGCTTTGGCCGCCGGCAGCCCGGGCTCGCCGCCTGCAGGAAGCGGACCGCAAAAGGGTCCGGTATTTATTCTGCCAGTGGACCAGGCCATCGAGCGGGGGCTGGAGAGCTTCTTAAAGCGGGGCTTCGAGGAAGCGGGGAAATACGGCGCTTCGCTGATCGTGCTGGAGATCGACACGCCGGGCGGACGGGTGGACAGCGCGGAGCAAATCGGGAGCATGGTAAGGGAGAGCAAAATCCCGACGCTTGCCTTTATCAAAGGAGACGCGGCTTCTGCCGGAAGCTATATCGCGCTAAACGCGAAGAAGATTGTAATGAAGCCCGGGAGCATGATTGGTTCGGCTTCGCTTGTCGACAGTAACGGCAAAAAGGTTGATGACGCCAAGCTGGTGTCGTTCTGGAAATCAAAAATGGCAGGGGCGGCGGCGCTGAACGGGCGCGATCCGGATATCGCGGCCGGAATGACGGACATTAATCTGGTCGTCGACAAGCCTGAGCTCGGCGTTAATAAAAGCAAGGGCGAGATTATCGCTCTGACCAGCGAAGGAGCGCTGAAAGCGGGCTATTCCGATGCCACGCGGAATACGCCGGAGGAGGCGGCGGCCTGGCTGGGCTATTCGACCGATGATGTTTTTCGTGTGCAGCATACCGGCGCAGAGAAGCTGTCGCAATTTCTGACCCATCCTGCGGTTATGACCATTCTGCTGTTCATCGGAATCGCAGGAGTGGTGATCGAGTTGCTCGTTCCCGGCTTCGGGGTTCCGGGCATCGTGGGGACGTTGGCTTTTGTGCTGTATTTCTTCGGGAATTATGTGGCTGGCTTTGCTGGAGCAGAGACATGGCTGCTATTTATCGTCGGTCTCGTCCTGATGGTGCTGGAGCTGTTCGTGCCAAGCTTCGGCATTCTGGGCGTCCTGGGTTCCGTCAGTCTGATCGCGGGCGTAGTGCGGGCGGCTTACAGCTTTACGCATGCGCTGTTCAGTCTGGGCATTGCTTTTGCGGCTGCCCTGGTCGTCATTATTTGCTTCGTGATCGCATTCAAGGAGCGGGGGATCTGGAATCGGTTCATTCTCAGCGACAGTCTTAGCAAGGAAGCAGGATTCATTCCTGCGTCCGAGAAGCCGGAGCTGTTAGGCCAGAGAGGTATCAGCATTACGCCGCTTCGCCCATCGGGCACGGCGCTTATTGCGGAGCAGCGTCTGGATGTGGTCACCGAGGGCGGATTTATCGGTGTGAATACGCCCGTTATCGTCGTCAAGGTGGAAGGCGGCAGGATTGTAGTGAAGGAAACGCAGGAATAA
- the yqfC gene encoding sporulation protein YqfC: MTRIGRSLRGWTNGMLDLPQDLLSDMPRITLIGNKEMVIENHKGVLNFSPGQLTIKLAKGSLEIAGEGLVITSILGRELAVEGVIGEIRYKESGEKR, encoded by the coding sequence ATGACCCGGATTGGCCGCAGTCTGCGGGGATGGACAAACGGGATGCTGGATTTGCCGCAGGACCTGCTAAGCGACATGCCCCGGATCACCCTCATCGGTAATAAGGAAATGGTAATAGAGAATCACAAAGGCGTACTTAATTTTTCCCCCGGACAGCTCACGATTAAGCTTGCCAAGGGATCGCTGGAAATCGCTGGAGAAGGGCTTGTCATTACTTCCATTCTGGGAAGAGAGCTGGCGGTGGAGGGCGTGATCGGGGAAATCAGATATAAGGAAAGCGGGGAGAAGCGATGA
- a CDS encoding GatB/YqeY domain-containing protein, with product MNLSERLNEDMKQAMKSKDKFKLSTIRMVRSTIKNLEIDLKRALDDNEVLDILSREIKQRKDALQEFEKAGRDELAATNKAEIEIIQEYLPEQLSEEEIQVIVQQTIQETGASSKSEMGKVMSALMPKVKGRADGKLVNQAVLKFLQ from the coding sequence ATGAATCTTAGCGAACGATTGAACGAAGATATGAAGCAGGCGATGAAGAGTAAGGACAAGTTCAAACTCTCCACGATTCGAATGGTTCGTTCGACGATAAAGAATCTTGAGATAGATTTGAAAAGAGCATTAGACGACAACGAAGTGCTTGATATCCTTAGTCGTGAGATCAAACAGCGCAAAGATGCCCTCCAAGAATTTGAAAAAGCGGGTCGTGACGAGCTTGCTGCCACGAATAAAGCAGAAATCGAGATTATTCAGGAATATCTTCCCGAACAGCTTTCTGAAGAAGAAATTCAGGTTATTGTACAGCAGACCATCCAGGAAACCGGTGCTTCTTCGAAAAGTGAAATGGGTAAGGTGATGAGCGCGCTGATGCCGAAAGTCAAAGGCCGCGCTGATGGTAAACTCGTGAACCAGGCGGTTCTGAAATTTCTGCAATAA
- a CDS encoding exonuclease SbcCD subunit D — protein sequence MRILHTGDWHLGRTLEGRSRQKEQEAFIDELVAIAEEERADLIMMAGDVYDSVNPPAAAEQLFYEAASRLATGGRQLVVIAGNHDQPERVSSVSPLVSGHGITLVGLPANDPMTVRVARTGETAVIAALPYPSEARLGELLAEDSDETGLRLAYSARVGRLMKQLSRGFRPDTVNLAMSHIYVLGGVESDSERPIQVGGAYTVDPSALACGAQYTALGHLHRPQKVKGEGIIRYSGSPLAYSFSEAGQAKSVTMLDLSPGAEAKPEEILLRCGRPLVEWDCTGGLEEVYRWLDEGRDESAFIDLRIHLSEALSIGDIQRLRKSREGIVHIRPVYPEMEQELEASLRSRMPVQELFRKFYRRQTGGAEPEDSLVELFLELAEEERDVQEAGDSK from the coding sequence ATGCGGATTTTGCATACGGGCGACTGGCATCTGGGCCGCACGCTGGAGGGAAGAAGCAGGCAGAAGGAGCAGGAAGCGTTCATCGATGAGCTGGTCGCCATTGCCGAAGAGGAACGGGCGGACCTCATTATGATGGCGGGGGACGTCTATGACTCCGTTAATCCTCCGGCTGCGGCCGAGCAGCTGTTCTATGAAGCGGCTTCAAGGCTTGCCACCGGCGGAAGGCAGCTGGTCGTTATTGCCGGCAACCATGACCAGCCCGAGCGGGTTTCCTCCGTGTCTCCGCTTGTTTCCGGGCATGGCATCACCCTTGTCGGCCTGCCGGCAAACGATCCGATGACGGTCCGGGTAGCCCGTACCGGAGAAACGGCGGTTATCGCGGCTCTTCCCTATCCTTCCGAAGCCCGGCTCGGGGAGCTGCTGGCGGAAGACAGCGACGAAACCGGACTGAGGCTCGCTTACAGTGCCCGGGTAGGCCGCCTGATGAAGCAGCTGTCCAGGGGATTCCGGCCGGACACGGTGAATCTGGCGATGAGCCACATCTATGTGCTGGGCGGCGTGGAATCCGATTCCGAACGTCCGATCCAGGTCGGCGGTGCGTATACCGTCGATCCTTCCGCGCTGGCATGCGGGGCGCAGTATACGGCGCTCGGCCACCTACACCGGCCGCAGAAGGTCAAGGGAGAAGGGATAATCCGCTACAGCGGTTCTCCGCTGGCGTACAGCTTCTCCGAGGCGGGGCAAGCCAAGTCCGTGACGATGCTGGACCTTTCGCCCGGAGCGGAGGCCAAGCCGGAGGAAATTCTGCTCCGCTGCGGACGCCCTCTGGTGGAATGGGATTGCACAGGCGGATTGGAGGAAGTGTACCGGTGGCTGGACGAAGGCAGAGACGAAAGTGCGTTCATCGATTTGCGAATCCACCTGAGCGAGGCGCTGTCGATAGGAGATATCCAGCGGCTGCGCAAGTCGCGGGAAGGTATTGTACATATCCGGCCGGTATACCCGGAGATGGAACAGGAACTGGAAGCGTCGCTTCGCTCCCGGATGCCGGTTCAGGAGCTGTTCCGTAAGTTTTACCGGCGGCAGACCGGGGGGGCGGAGCCAGAGGATAGTCTGGTGGAGCTGTTTCTGGAGCTGGCTGAGGAAGAGCGTGACGTGCAGGAGGCGGGGGATTCGAAATGA